The Ferrimicrobium sp. DNA window GTAGCCAGACAGCGACTCTGCGCACGCGTGATTTTGTAACTGCTGCGGTGTTCTCAGGTGAGCGACTTTTTCGGATTGCCTTTCGTGAGATTCTACCTAATATGATCTCCCTGGCAGCCGCGAGTTTTTTTGGGGCTGCTACCGCTGCGGTCATTGCGGCGGCAAGTCTCGAGTTCCTTGGCCTCGGAAATCCCAATACCGTGAGTTGGGGTTCCATTCTGTATTGGGCTGAGAACGATAACGCGCTGCTCACGGGTCAATGGGTGCTTGTCTTTGTACCCGGGCTTGCGATCGTCTTGTTGGCACTTTCCTTCATTCTTATCAATTTCGGCATTGATGCCCTATCGAATCCACGATTGCGTGAGCGTTAAATGGTACTTCTTGAAGCCAAGGGTGTGAACGTCGTCTATCAACCAGGGCGCGGCGAACGTATTTGGGCAGTTCGCGACGTGGATATCTCCTTGAATGAAGGTGAGTTTGTCGGCGTGGTGGGGGAGTCCGGATGTGGAAAGTCTACGTTAGGTTTCGCTCTTACACAGATGCTACAGCCACCGGCGTTCCTCGAGAGTGGCGTGATCGAGTTTCGTGGAGTCGATATCGCAGGGTTGAGCGGTGAAGAGCTGCGACAGCAGCGCCGCAGGGGATTTGCTGTTGTCCTTCAGAGCGGCATGAATGCGCTCAATCCGGTCCGGACCATTCAGCATCAGATTGGTGACGTGCTACGAGCGCACAAAAAGGAAGGAGAGAACTGGTCCAAGGGTGCAGTTCACGAAAGAGGGGCGGAGTTGCTCAAGATGGTGGGACTCGATGCGGGGTCGCTCAGTCGCTTTCCTCATGAGCTCTCTGGTGGCATGCGGCAACGGGCAGCGATCGCCTTGGCGTTGGCACTCGAACCCGAGCTCATCGTTTTTGATGAGCCAACGACGGCACTCGACGTGATTGTTCAAGCTGCACTGATGGAGACCATCAAAGAGCTGCAGCGCAGTCGAGGATTCACAGCACTCTTAATCAGTCATGATATGTCGGTGGTTCTTGATGCAACCGACCGAGTCATCGTAATGTACGCGGGGAGGATAGTCGAAGATCAAGCATCGGAGCAGATGCTTCGCACTGGTTTGCACCATCCTTATACCGAAGCCCTGTTTCACTGTTACGCCGATCCTCGGGCCGACGAGGTTGTCTTGCAGGATATTCCCGGTTCCCCCCCAGATCTTTCAATGCCTGACCTGGCGTGCGCCTTTGCTCCACGATGCACGATAGCCGTGGATGGCTGTTGGCGTGAACGTCCATTGCTAGCCGAGGTTGGGGGTGGTGGAAGGATCGCCTGTCTTCGAAGGAGGTTTGCCACCGAAGAGAAGGGAGGAGGGCTGCATATATGATGCGAGATCAGGAGTTGTCGAAGCAGTTATCAGGGTTTGCTGATGGAGTTCCGTCACTCACTGTCGAGCACCTGTCAAAGGGTTATCGCCAGCGACGTGGCAAGGGAGTTGTCCTCGCCGTTGATGATGTCTCCTTTGTGATCCCATCTGGCGCGGCCGTCGGCTTAGTTGGGGCGAGTGGGAGCGGAAAGTCGACGATAGCGAAGTTGATTACTGGAACTGAGCGGCCGGACGCTGGTGATATTCGGTTTGGTCCCTTTTCCATGGCACACTTGCCGCGTCGGTCTCTACGAGAGCTGTACCGAAGGGTTCAGATGGTGTTCCAGGATCCATATGGAGCGCTCAACCCCGTACATACTGTTGGGTATGCAGTATCGAGACCATGTGTCAATTATCTCAACATGTCTACGGCAGAGGCGGGGAATCGCACCGAGGAGTTGTTGGAGCGGGTCGGATTGGCCCCGTCGAAGCAATTTGTGGAGAAGCTACCGCATCAGCTCTCTGGGGGTCAGCGCCAGCGCGTGGTCATTGCCCGAGCGCTTGCTTGCGAGCCACAACTGCTCGTCGCTGACGAGCCTGTATCGATGCTCGATGTATCGCTCCGTGCGGGCATTCTCAAGTTGTTAGCCGATCTGCAGCGCGACCGGGGGTTGAGCTTGCTCTACATCACTCATGATCTGTTGAGTGCCAGGGTCCTGACCGATCACATCCTGGTGTTAAACAAGGGCAGAATTGTCGAGGAAGGGGTGACCAAAGAGGTGCTGCAACATCCCAAAGATCCCTACACCAAGGAGCTGCTGGATGCCCTTGCGACACCGGAGGCGATTATTCACCCTGGCACCGCGTAGTGCAGTGGCTCGATGCGCGGTCGAGACTGGACCAACAGCGGGGATATGTGCACCACCGCGCAGAGCTGAGCGGAGTCCTCTGTTGCGCAAACTCTTGTCGGTCTCATCTCGGGTCTTCTCGCTGACACAACCTCGTGGATGCGCAAGAGTCGATAAAGCTGGAATAGTGGGGCCCCGGTGATCGACCGCTCACGTGGAAAGAATGACAACTCACTGCGACTAGCGAAACAGTCTGCTGG harbors:
- a CDS encoding ATP-binding cassette domain-containing protein, whose protein sequence is MMRDQELSKQLSGFADGVPSLTVEHLSKGYRQRRGKGVVLAVDDVSFVIPSGAAVGLVGASGSGKSTIAKLITGTERPDAGDIRFGPFSMAHLPRRSLRELYRRVQMVFQDPYGALNPVHTVGYAVSRPCVNYLNMSTAEAGNRTEELLERVGLAPSKQFVEKLPHQLSGGQRQRVVIARALACEPQLLVADEPVSMLDVSLRAGILKLLADLQRDRGLSLLYITHDLLSARVLTDHILVLNKGRIVEEGVTKEVLQHPKDPYTKELLDALATPEAIIHPGTA
- a CDS encoding ABC transporter ATP-binding protein translates to MVLLEAKGVNVVYQPGRGERIWAVRDVDISLNEGEFVGVVGESGCGKSTLGFALTQMLQPPAFLESGVIEFRGVDIAGLSGEELRQQRRRGFAVVLQSGMNALNPVRTIQHQIGDVLRAHKKEGENWSKGAVHERGAELLKMVGLDAGSLSRFPHELSGGMRQRAAIALALALEPELIVFDEPTTALDVIVQAALMETIKELQRSRGFTALLISHDMSVVLDATDRVIVMYAGRIVEDQASEQMLRTGLHHPYTEALFHCYADPRADEVVLQDIPGSPPDLSMPDLACAFAPRCTIAVDGCWRERPLLAEVGGGGRIACLRRRFATEEKGGGLHI